The proteins below come from a single Alnus glutinosa chromosome 9, dhAlnGlut1.1, whole genome shotgun sequence genomic window:
- the LOC133878329 gene encoding NADH--cytochrome b5 reductase 1-like → MELLQSHRAEMISIAVALVAIVGGSAYYYYLTRKPKGLLDPDNFKEFKLVKRTQLSHNVANFRFALPTPTSVLGLPIGQHMSCRGKDALGEEVIKPYTPTTLDSDVGYFELVIKMYPQGRMSHHFREMREGDYLAVKGPKGRFKYQPNQVRAFGMIAGGTGITPMFQVTRAILENPDDKTNIHLIYANVTYEDILLKEELDNLASNFPNRFSVYYVLNQPPEGWDGGVGFVSKEMIGARCPAPAPDIQILRCGPPPMNKAMGAHLDDLGYAPTMQFKF, encoded by the exons ATGGAGCTTTTACAGTCGCACAGGGCGGAGATGATAAGCATAGCGGTGGCTCTCGTAGCCATCGTTGGTGGTTCCGCCTACTATTACTACCTCACTAGGAAACCCAAAG GTCTCTTGGACCCTGATAACTTCAAGGAATTTAAACTAGTTAAACGGACCCAGCTCAGCCATAATGTGGCTAATTTCAGATTTGCTCTTCCTACACCAACCTCAGTGTTGGGTCTTCCAATTGGACAGCATATGAGTTGCAG AGGAAAAGATGCTCTTGGTGAAGAAGTTATTAAACCATATACCCCAACAACTTTGGATTCTGATGTTGGATACTTTGAATTAGTTATAAAG ATGTATCCACAAGGAAGAATGTCCCACCATTTTCGAGAGATGCGTGAAGGTGATTACTTGGCTGTGAAGGGACCCAAG GGACGCTTCAAGTATCAACCCAACCAAGTTAGAGCTTTTGGGATGATTGCTGGTGGAACTGGCATTACTCCAATGTTCCAG GTTACAAGAGCCATACTAGAGAATCCAGATGACAAAACCAACATACATCTTATTTATGCCAATGTCACATATGAGGACATTCTTTTGAag GAAGAGCTGGATAACCTTGCCAGTAACTTTCCCAACCGCTTCAGTGTCTACTATGTTCTGAATCAG CCACCTGAAGGATGGGATGGTGGTGTTGGTTTCGTATCCAAGGAAATGATTGGAGCTCGCTGCCCTGCACCAGCACCTGATATTCAG ATATTGAGGTGTGGGCCACCACCCATGAACAAGGCTATGGGTGCTCACCTTGATGATCTTGGATACGCTCCCACAATGCAGTTCAAGTTTTAA